In Pedobacter sp. W3I1, one DNA window encodes the following:
- a CDS encoding RNA polymerase sigma-70 factor, whose product MAPGRIEDERKLIEKIVEGDEQAFSVLFFKYLPVLQIFATKFTKSDDAAEEVIQDSFLRLWLNRDKLAEVDNVKAYLYKYVSNECLSYLRKKLKEDRIVDTFVAKQQNSHNNTVETINLNEVTKIIAIAVEKLPDQRKSIYQLSRRDGKTIPEIAEILNISPNTVKNALVIALKSIRIHLDQHGIVFFFPLLFFFLKIK is encoded by the coding sequence ATGGCGCCAGGAAGGATAGAAGATGAACGTAAGCTTATAGAAAAAATCGTAGAGGGGGATGAGCAGGCTTTTTCTGTTCTGTTCTTCAAATACCTTCCTGTCCTCCAAATTTTTGCAACTAAATTTACTAAATCTGATGATGCGGCAGAAGAAGTTATTCAAGATTCTTTTTTAAGGCTTTGGCTGAATCGTGATAAATTGGCAGAAGTAGATAATGTGAAGGCCTACTTATATAAATATGTTTCTAATGAATGTTTAAGCTATCTGCGCAAAAAATTAAAAGAAGATAGGATTGTAGATACATTTGTGGCCAAACAACAAAATAGCCATAACAATACTGTAGAAACTATTAATTTGAACGAGGTAACGAAAATTATTGCTATTGCTGTCGAAAAATTACCGGATCAACGCAAATCTATATATCAATTGAGTAGACGGGATGGCAAAACCATTCCCGAAATAGCAGAAATACTTAATATTTCGCCTAATACTGTTAAAAACGCCCTTGTAATTGCCCTGAAATCGATACGCATACATCTCGATCAACATGGGATTGTGTTCTTTTTTCCACTACTTTTTTTCTTTCTGAAAATAAAATAG
- a CDS encoding cytochrome c oxidase subunit 3 yields MNAVSQLDQVKTGPWNGGRSPWSVEYGKIMMWFFLLSDAFTFSSLLIYYGAQRFSKLTWPAPDKVFQSIPGIAEHGAPLVFVGIMTFILIMSSVTMVLAVEAGHRRSKKEVIGWMIATIIGGFMFLGCQAIEWTHLHHDGFWWGHIPSAEELKHFFLKPEDVSLVASQQFANLFFTITGFHGFHVFSGVIINIIILIMTINGTFEKKGHYLMVEKVGLYWHFVDLVWVFVFTFFYLV; encoded by the coding sequence ATGAATGCAGTATCACAATTAGATCAAGTTAAAACCGGACCATGGAATGGTGGTCGTTCTCCGTGGTCGGTAGAATATGGTAAAATCATGATGTGGTTTTTCCTTTTGTCAGATGCTTTTACCTTTTCATCTTTATTGATCTACTACGGCGCTCAGCGTTTTTCTAAATTAACATGGCCAGCTCCAGATAAGGTTTTCCAATCTATTCCAGGTATCGCTGAACATGGCGCTCCATTAGTTTTCGTAGGTATCATGACCTTTATCTTAATCATGAGTTCGGTAACCATGGTTTTAGCGGTGGAGGCAGGTCACAGGCGTTCTAAAAAAGAGGTTATCGGCTGGATGATTGCAACCATTATCGGTGGTTTCATGTTCTTAGGCTGTCAGGCAATTGAATGGACTCACTTACACCACGATGGTTTCTGGTGGGGACATATTCCTTCAGCAGAAGAATTAAAACACTTCTTCCTTAAACCAGAAGATGTATCATTAGTTGCTTCACAACAATTTGCAAACTTATTTTTCACAATTACCGGTTTCCACGGTTTCCACGTATTTAGTGGTGTAATTATTAACATCATCATTTTAATCATGACAATTAATGGAACTTTTGAGAAAAAAGGACATTACTTAATGGTAGAAAAAGTTGGTTTATACTGGCACTTTGTTGATTTAGTTTGGGTGTTTGTATTTACATTCTTCTATTTGGTTTAA
- a CDS encoding cbb3-type cytochrome c oxidase subunit I, whose product MSTIALHDEHNHDHADHGHHKETLISKYIFSMDHKMIAKQFLITGIIMAVIAMGLSILFRIQLAWPDQNFPFLETFLGKWAEGGRIKPDFYLALVTIHGTIMVFFVLTAGLSGTFSNLLIPLQIGARDMASPFLNMLSYWFFFTACVVMMSSFFIQTGPASGGWTVYPPLSVVAKAMPGSGLGMTLWLISMVLFVASSLMGGINYVSTILNMRTKGMDLWKMPLTIWAFFLTAILGILSFPVLVAGVVLMVFDRSFGTSFYLSDLVFGTDILPNEGGSPILWQHLFWFLGHPEVYIVIMPALGISSEVISVNSRKPIFGYHAMVYSLIGITVLSFIVWGHHMFVTGMNPLLGGVFMITTLIIAVPSAVKTFNYLATLWRGNIRFTPAMLFAIGLVSFFISGGLTGIFLGNASLDINLHDTYFVVAHFHLVMGSAAIFGMLAGVYHWFPKMFGRMMNAKLGYLHFWLTFIAAYLVFFPLHFLGLDGVPRRYYAFTEFEFMKKWLTVNVFVTWAAIMAALAQVAFLFNFFYSIFKGKVSPQNPWESNTLEWTAPVEHLHGNWPGEIPTVYRWPYDYSKPGHDADFIPQTVPFSQTMSSNLPHDFEGNAEAEKIQQDWELANPVAENKG is encoded by the coding sequence ATGTCAACAATAGCATTACACGACGAACACAATCACGATCACGCTGATCATGGGCATCATAAAGAGACTTTGATTTCAAAGTATATCTTTAGTATGGATCATAAAATGATTGCCAAGCAATTTTTGATTACCGGTATTATTATGGCGGTAATAGCAATGGGCTTATCAATTTTATTCCGTATTCAATTGGCATGGCCAGATCAAAACTTCCCTTTCTTAGAAACATTTTTAGGTAAATGGGCTGAAGGTGGTCGTATTAAACCCGACTTTTATCTGGCTTTGGTAACCATTCATGGTACCATCATGGTATTCTTTGTACTAACCGCCGGATTGAGCGGTACCTTTAGTAACTTACTTATTCCGCTTCAAATTGGAGCTAGAGATATGGCATCGCCATTCTTAAACATGCTTTCATACTGGTTCTTCTTTACTGCTTGTGTGGTAATGATGTCATCATTCTTTATCCAAACAGGACCTGCATCAGGTGGCTGGACGGTTTATCCGCCATTATCGGTTGTAGCTAAAGCAATGCCAGGTTCTGGTTTAGGTATGACTTTATGGTTAATCAGTATGGTACTTTTCGTAGCATCGTCTTTAATGGGTGGTATTAACTATGTAAGTACAATTTTAAATATGCGTACTAAAGGTATGGACCTTTGGAAAATGCCATTGACCATTTGGGCTTTCTTTTTGACTGCTATTTTAGGTATCTTATCATTCCCTGTTCTTGTAGCTGGTGTGGTGTTAATGGTATTCGACCGTAGTTTTGGAACAAGTTTTTACCTATCTGATCTTGTATTTGGTACCGATATTTTACCAAATGAAGGTGGTTCTCCAATTTTATGGCAACACTTATTTTGGTTCTTAGGTCACCCTGAGGTATATATTGTAATTATGCCTGCATTGGGTATCTCGTCTGAGGTAATCTCTGTAAATTCACGTAAACCAATCTTTGGTTACCATGCGATGGTTTACTCTTTAATTGGTATTACGGTATTATCGTTCATCGTATGGGGTCACCATATGTTTGTAACAGGTATGAATCCATTATTGGGTGGTGTGTTTATGATTACCACCTTGATTATCGCTGTACCATCGGCTGTAAAAACATTTAACTACTTAGCTACATTATGGCGTGGTAACATCCGTTTCACTCCGGCAATGTTATTTGCTATTGGTTTAGTTTCATTCTTTATCTCTGGTGGTTTAACTGGTATCTTCTTAGGAAATGCTTCATTGGATATTAACTTACACGATACCTATTTTGTTGTTGCCCACTTCCACCTGGTAATGGGATCTGCAGCAATCTTCGGTATGCTTGCGGGTGTTTATCACTGGTTTCCTAAAATGTTTGGTAGAATGATGAATGCCAAATTAGGATATTTACACTTCTGGTTAACTTTCATTGCAGCTTACCTGGTATTCTTTCCGCTTCACTTCTTAGGTTTAGATGGTGTACCTCGTCGTTACTATGCATTTACCGAGTTCGAATTTATGAAGAAATGGTTAACCGTTAACGTATTTGTAACATGGGCAGCTATTATGGCAGCACTTGCTCAGGTAGCGTTTTTGTTTAACTTCTTCTATTCAATCTTTAAAGGAAAAGTATCTCCTCAAAATCCTTGGGAATCTAATACTTTAGAATGGACTGCACCAGTAGAACACCTTCACGGTAACTGGCCGGGAGAAATTCCTACGGTTTACAGATGGCCATATGATTATAGCAAACCTGGTCATGATGCAGATTTTATTCCTCAAACAGTTCCTTTCTCTCAAACCATGAGCTCTAACTTGCCTCACGATTTTGAAGGAAATGCAGAAGCAGAAAAAATACAACAAGATTGGGAACTAGCTAACCCTGTTGCAGAAAACAAAGGCTAG
- the cyoE gene encoding heme o synthase, whose protein sequence is MKQYLSDFSKLIKFRLSFTVVFSASISFLIGQKMQVARSNDPAWVKKMMALGETNIVHSINWGNWLILIAGGFLVTAAANCFNEIIEKDLDKLMSRTKDRPMPAGRMTTGQGLILGVFMAFLGTWLLGKLNLETGLLSVFSILLYAFAYTPLKRKSPIAVFVGAIPGALPPLIGYLAAFGSLKAEMFQAIDYNIAVILFLIQFVWQFPHFWAIAWVLDDDYKKAGFRLLPTKKRDKTSALLTFLSTLVLIPVSLLPTIYGFGGYYIAGLSLIAGLIFSWLAFKLLMNRELADAKKVMFCSFFYIPAVQLGLLLNFIAK, encoded by the coding sequence TTGAAACAATATCTTTCAGATTTTTCTAAACTGATCAAATTCAGACTATCGTTTACGGTGGTGTTTTCGGCATCAATCTCTTTTTTGATCGGTCAGAAAATGCAGGTTGCAAGGAGTAATGATCCAGCTTGGGTAAAGAAGATGATGGCTTTAGGTGAAACTAACATTGTCCACTCTATTAATTGGGGAAATTGGTTGATCTTAATTGCTGGTGGATTTTTAGTTACTGCGGCAGCAAACTGCTTTAACGAGATTATAGAGAAAGACCTGGATAAATTAATGTCGAGAACCAAAGACCGCCCGATGCCTGCAGGTAGAATGACTACCGGACAGGGACTGATTTTAGGTGTTTTTATGGCATTTTTAGGTACCTGGCTATTAGGGAAGTTGAACCTCGAAACAGGTTTGCTTTCTGTATTTTCGATTCTGCTATATGCTTTTGCTTATACGCCATTGAAAAGAAAATCGCCGATTGCTGTTTTTGTAGGTGCTATTCCAGGTGCGTTACCACCGCTTATCGGTTATTTGGCTGCTTTTGGTAGCTTAAAAGCCGAAATGTTTCAAGCAATTGACTACAATATAGCAGTTATTTTATTCCTGATCCAGTTTGTTTGGCAGTTTCCACACTTTTGGGCCATTGCCTGGGTGTTGGACGATGATTATAAGAAAGCGGGGTTTAGATTGCTGCCAACCAAGAAAAGAGATAAAACATCAGCACTACTAACTTTTTTAAGTACGCTGGTTTTAATTCCGGTAAGTTTATTGCCAACCATTTATGGTTTCGGTGGTTATTACATCGCAGGTTTATCATTAATCGCTGGGCTGATATTTAGCTGGCTCGCTTTTAAACTTTTAATGAACAGAGAACTGGCCGATGCCAAGAAAGTAATGTTCTGTTCGTTTTTTTACATCCCGGCCGTACAGTTGGGCTTATTATTAAATTTTATAGCAAAATAA
- a CDS encoding cytochrome c oxidase subunit II gives MSLRKFITNKTTAALAVLITVFANTSVFAQDAATGAAAAPKVDMGEVYKSVIFYILVFLAICLFIAIIGKAIKVYELSREAQGKPVGINWNRVHASLFALFLVIGLYGVYWEYTVHGAMLLPDAASEHGKKIDEMFNLTLIITTIVFVVTHILLFGFSYIYKYSAKRKAYYYPHNNTIEKIWTIVPALVLTVLVLMGFLTWRSIFFKVEDPNNKPLQIEVTSEQFKWSIRYPGADGIVGNKNYKLTTASNTLGIDFKDINSRDDEMADEMVLPVGKPVKLILTSKDVIHSFYMPHFRVQLNTVPGMRTIFEFTPTKTTAEMQQETNDPNFKYLFFCAKICGAGHYNMQKVVRVVSEAEYKTWIAEQKTYLNDDLRKQFNLPVAPAPVKSVADSAATDSVAAKTNQMALNK, from the coding sequence ATGAGTTTAAGAAAGTTTATAACGAATAAAACGACCGCAGCTTTAGCAGTATTGATTACTGTTTTTGCAAACACTAGCGTATTTGCGCAAGATGCAGCAACAGGTGCTGCCGCGGCACCGAAAGTTGATATGGGCGAGGTTTATAAATCGGTAATATTTTATATTCTGGTTTTCCTTGCCATATGCTTATTCATTGCAATTATTGGTAAAGCAATAAAAGTATATGAATTAAGCCGTGAAGCACAAGGTAAGCCTGTTGGTATTAACTGGAACAGGGTACACGCAAGTTTATTTGCGCTGTTTTTAGTGATCGGTTTATATGGTGTATATTGGGAATATACGGTGCATGGTGCCATGTTACTTCCCGATGCAGCATCTGAGCACGGAAAGAAAATTGATGAAATGTTTAATTTAACATTAATCATTACCACTATTGTGTTTGTAGTTACACACATTTTATTATTCGGATTTTCTTATATCTATAAATACTCAGCTAAAAGAAAAGCTTACTACTACCCACACAATAATACGATTGAGAAAATCTGGACGATTGTTCCGGCTTTAGTATTAACCGTTTTGGTATTAATGGGTTTCTTAACCTGGAGATCTATTTTCTTCAAAGTTGAAGATCCAAATAACAAACCATTACAGATTGAAGTTACTTCTGAGCAGTTTAAATGGTCTATCCGTTATCCTGGAGCTGATGGAATAGTAGGTAATAAAAATTACAAACTAACAACAGCTAGCAATACATTGGGTATCGATTTTAAAGATATAAACTCTCGTGATGATGAAATGGCTGATGAGATGGTGCTTCCTGTGGGCAAACCAGTTAAACTGATTTTAACCAGTAAAGATGTAATTCACAGTTTTTATATGCCACACTTCAGAGTACAGTTAAATACCGTACCGGGCATGAGAACTATATTTGAGTTTACGCCTACAAAAACTACTGCAGAAATGCAGCAAGAAACCAACGATCCTAACTTTAAGTACCTTTTCTTCTGTGCTAAAATTTGCGGGGCTGGGCACTACAACATGCAAAAAGTGGTACGCGTAGTTTCTGAGGCTGAATACAAAACCTGGATTGCAGAACAAAAAACATACTTAAACGACGATTTAAGAAAACAATTTAATTTGCCAGTGGCACCTGCACCTGTAAAATCAGTAGCAGATTCAGCAGCAACAGATTCAGTAGCTGCGAAAACTAACCAAATGGCTTTAAATAAATAA
- a CDS encoding cytochrome c oxidase subunit 3 translates to MEKMQDTFDPKPRKFIVWLFVVSSTIMFGGFTSYYLVFAASKGKGHGLVLPDAFIYSSLVIIASSITLVLASKALKKLNFSLQRNMLWITVILAIAFGVMQFNAWGSMVRTGATLVGNNAAISFIYVVSGMHLLHIIGGVALIINALAGSYKSLPVAKVQYRMEIASIFWHFIDILWIYLYVFLLLNR, encoded by the coding sequence ATGGAAAAGATGCAGGATACGTTTGACCCTAAACCAAGGAAATTTATTGTTTGGTTATTTGTCGTATCATCAACAATTATGTTTGGTGGTTTTACCAGTTATTACCTGGTATTTGCCGCTTCGAAAGGAAAAGGGCATGGTTTAGTGCTACCCGATGCTTTTATTTACTCTAGCCTGGTTATTATTGCCAGTAGTATTACTCTGGTACTTGCTTCTAAGGCTTTAAAGAAACTAAACTTCAGCTTACAGCGCAATATGCTATGGATTACCGTAATATTAGCCATCGCTTTTGGTGTAATGCAGTTTAATGCATGGGGAAGTATGGTTAGAACCGGAGCAACCCTGGTAGGAAACAACGCAGCCATATCATTTATATATGTGGTTTCTGGTATGCACCTTTTGCACATTATTGGTGGTGTTGCCCTTATTATTAATGCTTTAGCAGGTAGCTATAAAAGCCTCCCTGTTGCCAAAGTCCAGTATAGAATGGAAATTGCTTCTATTTTTTGGCATTTTATAGATATATTATGGATATATCTGTATGTTTTTTTACTTTTGAACCGTTAA
- a CDS encoding DUF420 domain-containing protein: protein MENSPIEKKYNKWIIILSILIPVAVAFLFVVKLKDLGINAPTLPFLPPIYATINGITAVLLVVAVWAIKNGKIQLHQNLMKTAIGCSLLFLVMYIAYHMTTPSTKFGGDGAIKYVYFFILLTHILLSIAIIPLVLVTYVRALAERFDRHRKIARITFPLWLYVAITGVVVYLMISPYYQH from the coding sequence ATGGAAAATAGTCCGATCGAGAAAAAATATAATAAGTGGATCATTATTCTTTCCATTTTAATACCGGTAGCGGTAGCCTTTTTGTTTGTAGTAAAGTTAAAGGATTTGGGAATTAATGCCCCAACTTTACCTTTTTTACCACCGATATACGCTACCATTAACGGAATAACAGCGGTACTGCTAGTGGTTGCGGTATGGGCCATTAAAAATGGTAAAATACAATTACATCAAAACCTGATGAAAACCGCAATCGGCTGTTCGCTATTATTTTTGGTCATGTATATCGCCTACCATATGACTACCCCATCGACAAAATTTGGAGGTGATGGTGCCATTAAATATGTATACTTCTTTATTTTGTTAACGCATATCCTATTGTCAATAGCCATTATTCCATTGGTATTGGTTACTTATGTAAGGGCATTAGCAGAGCGTTTTGATCGTCACAGAAAAATTGCACGGATCACATTCCCATTATGGTTATATGTAGCAATAACCGGTGTGGTGGTTTATCTGATGATTTCGCCATATTATCAGCATTAA
- a CDS encoding FecR family protein, with amino-acid sequence MEERIHYLLQQFTAKTLSQAEREELLILAENSTSLLSDEIVKMIIAEEEHTVNVVEEKWNPVLNKILAVDKPTRSPKRILMKSLKWAAAAVVFIVFSFTAYLSLHKKKEHVFATDVAPGKNKAILTLADGKKISLSDAMNGDVAKEAGFSITKTADGQLVYNVAGSENVKDTRLNTISTPNGGEWQVKLPDGSMVWLNAASSIQYSLNMGTAKQRLVKLDGEAYFEVAKNAAHPFIVETDKQSVEVLGTHFNINSYKDERVTKTTLLEGSVRVSHKNTNESEVLKPGEQSLVSVSGMDVKEVNVDESIAWKNGYFMFDNERQESILRKVARWYNVEVEYADVDAKNVMYYGTVSRFEKISKVLTKLEQTGQVRFDIKANKIIVYKE; translated from the coding sequence ATGGAAGAACGTATACATTATCTCTTACAACAGTTTACAGCTAAGACCTTAAGTCAGGCCGAGAGGGAAGAACTTTTAATCTTGGCAGAAAACAGCACTTCATTGCTTTCTGACGAAATCGTGAAAATGATTATCGCAGAAGAAGAACATACGGTTAATGTTGTTGAGGAAAAATGGAATCCGGTACTGAATAAAATTCTGGCGGTTGACAAACCAACCCGATCGCCTAAGCGGATTTTAATGAAGAGCTTAAAATGGGCTGCCGCTGCAGTTGTTTTTATCGTGTTTTCGTTTACTGCTTACCTCTCTTTACATAAAAAGAAAGAACATGTTTTTGCTACTGACGTAGCGCCCGGGAAAAATAAAGCTATTCTTACTTTGGCCGATGGAAAGAAAATTTCACTTTCAGATGCGATGAATGGCGATGTTGCCAAAGAAGCCGGTTTCTCTATCACCAAAACTGCTGATGGCCAGTTGGTGTATAATGTTGCTGGATCAGAAAATGTAAAGGATACCAGATTAAACACGATATCTACGCCTAACGGTGGTGAATGGCAGGTTAAACTACCGGATGGTTCTATGGTTTGGCTTAATGCGGCCTCTTCTATTCAGTATTCTTTAAATATGGGGACGGCTAAACAGCGTTTGGTAAAATTGGATGGGGAGGCTTACTTTGAAGTCGCTAAGAATGCAGCACATCCTTTTATTGTGGAAACAGATAAACAATCTGTTGAGGTATTGGGTACGCACTTTAATATTAATAGCTATAAAGATGAAAGGGTAACTAAAACTACTTTGCTTGAAGGGAGTGTGCGGGTTTCGCATAAAAATACCAATGAGAGCGAAGTGCTTAAACCCGGTGAGCAATCTTTAGTATCTGTCTCGGGCATGGATGTAAAGGAAGTGAATGTAGATGAATCAATAGCCTGGAAAAATGGGTACTTTATGTTCGACAATGAAAGGCAGGAAAGTATTCTGCGTAAAGTTGCGCGTTGGTATAATGTCGAGGTGGAATATGCAGATGTAGATGCAAAAAATGTAATGTATTATGGAACGGTAAGCCGTTTTGAGAAAATATCGAAAGTATTAACAAAGTTGGAACAAACTGGCCAGGTTCGCTTTGATATTAAGGCCAATAAAATTATAGTTTATAAAGAATAG
- a CDS encoding SCO family protein, whose translation MKRSPIKKVIILVSILAIPGFLFFYLLPHFAKNRYKSLPIFGEKVVASTFHSVKGEKIPDTIYHKIPDFKLVNQQNDTITWKSLENKIVVLNLFYTGANNQETSKYIKKLSDGYEQKPLVKFLSLSVDPTDRDKIKDIAAKFKAKAGKWDFLAGDTIQTYPLIRKGLLLDVVADETKAKTNFIFSNKIVLIDNLHRIRGIYEADDAGANARLEDEIKVLIAEYLRNVKDGR comes from the coding sequence ATGAAAAGAAGTCCTATAAAAAAGGTAATAATCCTGGTAAGCATTTTAGCTATACCGGGATTTTTGTTTTTTTACTTATTGCCACACTTTGCAAAAAACAGGTATAAGAGTTTACCCATCTTTGGAGAGAAAGTTGTTGCATCAACCTTTCATAGTGTAAAGGGAGAGAAAATCCCAGATACCATTTACCATAAAATTCCTGATTTTAAACTCGTAAATCAGCAAAATGATACCATTACATGGAAATCATTAGAGAATAAGATTGTGGTACTAAATTTATTTTATACCGGTGCTAATAACCAGGAAACAAGTAAATACATCAAGAAATTATCTGATGGTTATGAACAAAAGCCACTTGTTAAATTTTTAAGCTTATCTGTTGATCCGACTGATCGGGATAAGATCAAAGATATTGCGGCTAAGTTTAAAGCAAAGGCTGGAAAATGGGATTTTCTCGCTGGCGATACCATTCAAACCTATCCGCTAATTAGAAAGGGTTTATTACTCGATGTAGTTGCAGATGAAACGAAAGCGAAAACCAACTTCATCTTTAGCAATAAGATTGTCCTGATCGATAATTTACATCGGATACGTGGCATTTATGAGGCTGACGATGCTGGAGCTAATGCCAGGTTGGAAGATGAAATAAAGGTACTTATTGCAGAGTATTTAAGGAATGTTAAAGACGGTAGGTAG
- a CDS encoding cytochrome C oxidase subunit IV family protein, with protein MSEHTHTTEEHGHDEHAGLSKGKIWKVFGILLLITVIEFIIALVLIPKGIMTQHVGNYIYIGLTLLKAFYIVAYFMHLKYEKLGLQLALTVSFIFIIYFIVLMLIEGGFLNIHMMNH; from the coding sequence ATGTCAGAGCATACACATACAACAGAAGAGCACGGACACGATGAACATGCTGGTTTATCAAAAGGTAAAATCTGGAAAGTTTTCGGTATCCTTTTATTAATCACCGTAATTGAGTTTATCATAGCGTTAGTATTAATTCCAAAAGGAATTATGACGCAGCATGTGGGTAACTACATTTACATCGGTTTAACTTTATTAAAAGCATTTTATATTGTAGCCTATTTTATGCACTTAAAGTATGAGAAATTAGGCTTACAGCTTGCATTAACTGTATCATTTATTTTCATTATTTACTTTATTGTTTTAATGCTGATAGAAGGTGGGTTTTTAAACATCCACATGATGAATCATTAA
- a CDS encoding heme A synthase: MVSRSEQRFIRVNLITIIVTLLVILAGGIVRSTGSGMGCPDWPKCFDRYIPPTDVSQLPANYKEKYVAGRLKKNEKFAKYLESIGKVALADSIRHDKSITIPEEFNPTKTWTEYLNRLAGVAAGIFLFLTVVYSFTYRKTAKRIIVLSILNLFVVGYQGWLGSIVVSTNLAQWVVTVHMLLALVILAISIYTYNYAKQLNKTPSVIMYRIAWLKGFLFFTLVISTVQIVLGTEVREAVDVIAKALSYGSKNTWISKVGEVFSYHRDLAILVVIANAVVYKMVIDRFSGKAAPLLTARFMLIALLIQLLSGFALAYIAFPPAAQALHILFSTLLFSLQFYLYLLVYRTSTYKQ, from the coding sequence ATGGTCAGCAGATCAGAACAACGTTTCATTAGAGTTAATCTTATAACCATCATAGTTACGCTATTGGTTATACTAGCTGGTGGTATTGTACGCAGTACCGGATCGGGCATGGGTTGTCCGGATTGGCCAAAATGTTTCGATCGCTATATTCCGCCAACTGATGTATCGCAACTGCCTGCCAATTACAAAGAAAAGTATGTAGCAGGTAGGTTAAAAAAGAATGAAAAATTTGCCAAATATCTGGAAAGCATAGGCAAAGTAGCCTTGGCTGATAGTATCAGGCATGATAAGAGTATCACGATACCTGAGGAGTTTAATCCAACTAAAACCTGGACAGAATACTTGAACAGACTGGCTGGGGTAGCCGCGGGAATATTCCTGTTTTTAACAGTAGTTTATTCTTTTACCTACCGCAAAACAGCTAAACGCATTATTGTACTCAGCATCCTGAATCTCTTTGTAGTAGGATACCAGGGCTGGTTAGGCTCTATAGTGGTCTCTACTAATCTGGCGCAATGGGTGGTAACCGTACACATGTTGTTGGCGCTGGTTATTTTAGCGATATCTATTTATACCTACAATTATGCGAAGCAATTGAATAAGACACCTTCTGTAATTATGTACCGCATTGCCTGGCTAAAAGGATTTTTGTTCTTTACCCTTGTAATTAGTACCGTTCAAATTGTTTTAGGAACCGAGGTTAGAGAAGCGGTAGATGTTATTGCGAAGGCGCTGTCTTATGGAAGCAAAAATACCTGGATTTCGAAGGTAGGAGAAGTATTCTCTTATCACCGCGATTTAGCTATACTCGTGGTAATTGCCAATGCAGTAGTGTATAAAATGGTTATCGACCGTTTTAGTGGTAAAGCAGCTCCGTTGTTAACGGCAAGGTTTATGTTAATAGCGCTCCTCATACAGTTATTAAGTGGTTTTGCATTAGCATATATAGCTTTCCCACCGGCAGCGCAGGCATTGCATATTTTGTTCTCTACGTTGTTATTTAGTTTACAGTTTTACCTGTACTTATTGGTTTACCGAACAAGTACATATAAACAATAA